The following are encoded together in the Daphnia magna isolate NIES linkage group LG8, ASM2063170v1.1, whole genome shotgun sequence genome:
- the LOC116915648 gene encoding probable cyclin-dependent serine/threonine-protein kinase DDB_G0292550 isoform X1, with the protein MCPPKKLARVAVGKPKKPAVECFNSSINSPPVISSNSLREQLSANNRNLNNFHVSPDSSPKSLRQHSHQQQTSFNNRDLNNYNVSPDSSPKNLRQHSQQQNRSNNTDINNYNVSPDNSPKSLRQHSQQQNRSNNGDINNYHVSPDSSPKNLRQHSQQQNRFNNRDLNNYNVSPDNSPKSLRQHSQQQNRSNNGDINNYHVSPDSSPKNLRQHSQQQNRFNNRDLNNYNVSPDNSPKSLRQHSQQQNRSNNGDINNYHVSPDSSPKNLRQHSQQQNRFNNRDLNNYHISLGRSPISSSQNSQQQTSFAPISSTPVHKRNLFKETQSDSNSLSVSRISHHKEHDAEPCASNIKLPNEIVDYLTKSMVRQDELFRVVQSLVASRPITTSEEEHDDFVEKLPDFPISSMEDFLSLESELLQKRFNIYFVRYLISLGGGTLADSSKLLLRHCLDKDVAIEYSHQGKGKLKKKPLNATEFYKAYKVALRKRHKKIYDDSTVNNCIVNFLRGAKDRKGGRNQRRKIAEEDEENKENDNITDEENEDEENEDDENEVQGPSDED; encoded by the exons ATGTGTCCTCCAAAGAAGTTGGCCAGAGTAGCTGTTGgtaaaccaaaaaaaccaGCCGTTGAATGCTTTAATAGTTCAATTAACAGCCCACCTGTCATTTCATCCAACAGTTTACGGGAACAGTTAAGTGCTAACAACAGAAACCTCAACAATT TTCATGTCTCACCAGACAGCTCACCTAAGAGTTTACGTCAACATTCTCATCAACAGCAAACTAGTTTCAACAATAGAGACCTCAACAATT ATAATGTCTCACCAGACAGCTCACCTAAGAATTTACGTCAACATTCTCAACAGCAAAATCGTTCCAACAATACAGACATCAACAATT ATAATGTCTCACCAGACAACTCACCTAAGAGTTTACGTCAACATTCTCAACAGCAAAATCGTTCCAACAATGGAGACATCAACAATT aTCATGTCTCACCAGACAGCTCACCTAAGAATTTACGTCAACATTCTCAACAGCAAAATCGTTTCAACAATAGAGACCTTAACAATT ATAATGTCTCACCAGACAACTCACCTAAGAGTTTACGTCAACATTCTCAACAGCAAAATCGTTCCAACAATGGAGACATCAACAATT aTCATGTCTCACCAGACAGCTCACCTAAGAATTTACGTCAACATTCTCAACAGCAAAATCGTTTCAACAATAGAGACCTTAACAATT ATAATGTCTCACCAGACAACTCACCTAAGAGTTTACGTCAACATTCTCAACAGCAAAATCGTTCCAACAATGGAGACATCAACAATT aTCATGTCTCACCAGACAGCTCACCTAAGAATTTACGTCAACATTCTCAACAGCAAAATCGTTTCAACAATAGAGACCTTAACAATT ATCATATCTCACTAGGGCGCTCACCAATCAGTTCAAGTCAAAATTCTCAACAACAAACTAGTTTTGCACCCATTTCTAGCACACCGGTCCATAAACGAAACTTATTTAAGGAGACACAATCGGATAGTAATTCCTTGAGTGTTTCCCGCATATCCCATCATAAAGAACACG atgCTGAACCTTGCGCTTCGAATATTAAGCTACCAAATGAGATCGTGGACTACCTAACAAAATCAATGGTCCGACAGGACGAACTTTTTCGAGTAGTTCAGTCCCTGGTTGCTAGTAGACCAATCACTACGTCTGAGGAAGAACACGACGATTTCGTAGAAAAACTTCCCGATTTCCCTATTTCTTCTATGGAAGACTTTCTTTCATTGGAGAGTGAGCTGCTTCAAAAACGTTTCAACATATATTTT GTTCGTTACCTTATATCTTTGGGAGGTGGTACTCTTGCTGATTCTTCCAAGCTTTTATTAAGGCATTGCTTAGACAAGGATGTTGCAATCGAATATAGCCAccaaggaaaaggaaaactgaaaaaaaaacctttgaaCGCAACTGAATTTTACAAAGCATATAAAG ttgcaCTTCGCAAGCGCCACAAGAAAATTTACGATGATTCAACGGTTAATAACTGCATTGTAAATTTCCTGCGTGGTGCAAAGGATCGCAAAGGCGGAAGAAACCAAAGGCGTAAGATTgctgaagaagatgaagaaaacaaagaaaacgataacatcacagacgaagaaaatgaagacgaagaaaatgaagacgaTGAAAATGAAGTCCAAGGGCCTTCGGATGAGGACTGA
- the LOC116915648 gene encoding GATA zinc finger domain-containing protein 14 isoform X2, translating to MCPPKKLARVAVGKPKKPAVECFNSSINSPPVISSNSLREQLSANNRNLNNFHVSPDSSPKSLRQHSHQQQTSFNNRDLNNYNVSPDNSPKSLRQHSQQQNRSNNGDINNYHVSPDSSPKNLRQHSQQQNRFNNRDLNNYNVSPDNSPKSLRQHSQQQNRSNNGDINNYHVSPDSSPKNLRQHSQQQNRFNNRDLNNYNVSPDNSPKSLRQHSQQQNRSNNGDINNYHVSPDSSPKNLRQHSQQQNRFNNRDLNNYHISLGRSPISSSQNSQQQTSFAPISSTPVHKRNLFKETQSDSNSLSVSRISHHKEHDAEPCASNIKLPNEIVDYLTKSMVRQDELFRVVQSLVASRPITTSEEEHDDFVEKLPDFPISSMEDFLSLESELLQKRFNIYFVRYLISLGGGTLADSSKLLLRHCLDKDVAIEYSHQGKGKLKKKPLNATEFYKAYKVALRKRHKKIYDDSTVNNCIVNFLRGAKDRKGGRNQRRKIAEEDEENKENDNITDEENEDEENEDDENEVQGPSDED from the exons ATGTGTCCTCCAAAGAAGTTGGCCAGAGTAGCTGTTGgtaaaccaaaaaaaccaGCCGTTGAATGCTTTAATAGTTCAATTAACAGCCCACCTGTCATTTCATCCAACAGTTTACGGGAACAGTTAAGTGCTAACAACAGAAACCTCAACAATT TTCATGTCTCACCAGACAGCTCACCTAAGAGTTTACGTCAACATTCTCATCAACAGCAAACTAGTTTCAACAATAGAGACCTCAACAATT ATAATGTCTCACCAGACAACTCACCTAAGAGTTTACGTCAACATTCTCAACAGCAAAATCGTTCCAACAATGGAGACATCAACAATT aTCATGTCTCACCAGACAGCTCACCTAAGAATTTACGTCAACATTCTCAACAGCAAAATCGTTTCAACAATAGAGACCTTAACAATT ATAATGTCTCACCAGACAACTCACCTAAGAGTTTACGTCAACATTCTCAACAGCAAAATCGTTCCAACAATGGAGACATCAACAATT aTCATGTCTCACCAGACAGCTCACCTAAGAATTTACGTCAACATTCTCAACAGCAAAATCGTTTCAACAATAGAGACCTTAACAATT ATAATGTCTCACCAGACAACTCACCTAAGAGTTTACGTCAACATTCTCAACAGCAAAATCGTTCCAACAATGGAGACATCAACAATT aTCATGTCTCACCAGACAGCTCACCTAAGAATTTACGTCAACATTCTCAACAGCAAAATCGTTTCAACAATAGAGACCTTAACAATT ATCATATCTCACTAGGGCGCTCACCAATCAGTTCAAGTCAAAATTCTCAACAACAAACTAGTTTTGCACCCATTTCTAGCACACCGGTCCATAAACGAAACTTATTTAAGGAGACACAATCGGATAGTAATTCCTTGAGTGTTTCCCGCATATCCCATCATAAAGAACACG atgCTGAACCTTGCGCTTCGAATATTAAGCTACCAAATGAGATCGTGGACTACCTAACAAAATCAATGGTCCGACAGGACGAACTTTTTCGAGTAGTTCAGTCCCTGGTTGCTAGTAGACCAATCACTACGTCTGAGGAAGAACACGACGATTTCGTAGAAAAACTTCCCGATTTCCCTATTTCTTCTATGGAAGACTTTCTTTCATTGGAGAGTGAGCTGCTTCAAAAACGTTTCAACATATATTTT GTTCGTTACCTTATATCTTTGGGAGGTGGTACTCTTGCTGATTCTTCCAAGCTTTTATTAAGGCATTGCTTAGACAAGGATGTTGCAATCGAATATAGCCAccaaggaaaaggaaaactgaaaaaaaaacctttgaaCGCAACTGAATTTTACAAAGCATATAAAG ttgcaCTTCGCAAGCGCCACAAGAAAATTTACGATGATTCAACGGTTAATAACTGCATTGTAAATTTCCTGCGTGGTGCAAAGGATCGCAAAGGCGGAAGAAACCAAAGGCGTAAGATTgctgaagaagatgaagaaaacaaagaaaacgataacatcacagacgaagaaaatgaagacgaagaaaatgaagacgaTGAAAATGAAGTCCAAGGGCCTTCGGATGAGGACTGA